One region of Quercus lobata isolate SW786 chromosome 2, ValleyOak3.0 Primary Assembly, whole genome shotgun sequence genomic DNA includes:
- the LOC115976509 gene encoding LOW QUALITY PROTEIN: F-box protein SKIP14 (The sequence of the model RefSeq protein was modified relative to this genomic sequence to represent the inferred CDS: deleted 1 base in 1 codon) — protein sequence MPLDFSCSSIKNMSELEASYCQGMDGSELAYGDPVGDDVIDKLPIDPFGMDIKSRIRITGWFQNLGEKSDLGSIGFGVDDAEKKMGDYHQLFTGLNWVWNGSMKFEPELGNMKIGGLSIPCDEFNGCGGVETGLLEGVFGLDGNVDEFMSFSHLGNWFRNKGAQELKDFGNGKTSFDGEGGAPHDAMSFALGYLGVQDLLNVERVCKSLRVMVRSDPLLWRSINIDHPLSGRITDDALLKLADRAQGTLQCLNLLGCMRITDGGLKRVLETNPRLTKLSVPGCVRLSADGMLNNLRAFKSVGSPGIKHLRIAGVRGVTEEQFKELLFLLNVDNRVQLNARKPQIYCGGNSYLSCDDDRAIDIEVCPKCQELRLVFDCPAESCQGKHQAAQLCRACILCTARCINCGRCIKDHDYEETFCLDLLCLDCWNQLLDCQDGPGKEGSSKALSFIKPATSFAFMADGEDIVYCQSLLVLE from the exons ATGCCTCTAGATTTTTCTTGCAGTTCAATCAAGAATATGTCTGAATTAGAGGCCTCTTATTGCCAAGGAATGGATGGGTCTGAGTTGGCTTATGGTGATCCGGTTGGTGATGATGTTATTGACAAGTTGCCTATTGATCCTTTTGGAATGGATATAAAGTCTAGGATTAGGATCACGGGTTGGTTTCAAAACTTGGGAGAGAAATCTGATTTGGGTTCTATTGGTTTTGGGGTTGATGATGCTGAGAAAAAGATGGGTGATTATCATCAGCTATTCACAGGGCTGAATTGGGTGTGGAATGGTTCTATGAAGTTTGAACCAGAATTGGGTAACATGAAGATTGGTGGGTTATCAATTCCATGTGATGAGTTTAATGGTTGTGGTGGGGTTGAGACTGGATTGCTTGAGGGTGTTTTTGGATTGGATGGAAATGTGGATGAGTTTATGAGTTTTAGCCATTTGGGCAACTGGTTTCGTAACAAAGGGGCTCAGGAATTGAAGGATTTTGGGAATGGGAAAACTAGTTTTGATGGTGAAGGAGGTGCACCTCATGATGCCATGAGTTTTGCTTTGGGCTATTTGGGTGTGCAGGACCTTCTGAATGTAGAAAGGGTTTGCAAATCTTTGCGTGTTATGGTCAGGAGTGATCCTCTTCTATGGAGGAGTATTAACATCGATCATCCGTTGAGTGGGAGGATCACTGATGATGCTCTTCTGAAGTTAGCTGACAGGGCTCAAGGCACTCTTCAGTGCTTGAATTTATTGGGGTGCATGAGAATCACAGATGGTGGTTTGAAGCGTGTGCTTGAAACCAATCCAAGACTGACAAAG CTAAGTGTGCCAGGATGTGTCAGACTTAGTGCTGATGGCATGTTGAATAACTTAAGGGCCTTCAAGTCTGTTGGCTCACCTGGAATAAAGCACTTAAGAATCGCTGGTGTCCGTGGTGTAACAGAAGAGCAGTTCAAAGAATTGCTATTCTTGCTGAATGTAGATAATCGTGTGCAGCTGAATGCCCGCAAACCACAGATTTATTGTGGGGGGAATTCATATCTCTCTTGTGATGATGATCGTGCCATTGATATTGAGGTCTGCCCCAAGTGCCAGGAATTGAGACTAGTTTTTGATTGTCCAGCAGAGAGTTGCCAGGGGAAACATCAGGCTGCTCAGTTGTGCAGGGCTTGCATACTCTGCACAGCACGTTGTATCAATTGTGGACGCTGCATTAAGGACCATGATTATGAGGAAACATTCTGTCTAGACTTACTTTGTTTGGATTGTTGGAATCAGCTACTTGATTGCCAAGATGGGCCAGGCAAAGAAGGTTCTTCTAAG GCACTATCATTCATCAAGCCAGCTACCAGTTTTGCTTTTATGGCTGATGGAGAAGATATTGTATATTGTCAGTCGCTGTTGGTTTTGGAGTAG